The genomic region TGGGTGGGATGTAGGTAGACATTGGACTGCTCAACAAGTTGCGGAGACGTTTGCACCCGCCAAGGAGTCTGTTGATGCTGCTATGCACTGGCTGGAAGAGCATGGTATTGTCCCGAACCGCACGCGGCAGATCAATGGCTGGATCAAGGTCAATGCTACGGTTGCTGAGGTGGAGAATCTGCTGAAGGCGGAGTATCATGTCTTCAAGCATGTTGAGGGAGATGTCAAGCGTGTTGCTTGCGATGGATACAGCTTGCCGAGGGACTTAAGGGAGCATATTGATTTTGTCATGCCGACTACACAGCTTGATGGACCACGACGACCTTCGGTGAGCGGCAGAGACGCAGATCTTCTGGACACGGGCATTCATGACTCGCACAGCTCAGATCGATCAGAGTTGGTACCGGTTCATGACCAAAAGAACACCGCGCTAACAAACTCGCTCGAAATACCGGATCTTCCGCCGTGGGCACAGGGCCTTACTGGTTTGGAAAACTGCCACAAGTTGATCACCATCGACTGCCTTCGAGCACTGTACAACTTCGGTTCAGCCAATCACAGTGACGAGATGAACCAGCTTGGCCTGTTCGAATCCAACGGTCAGCAAGATAAGTGTGGCCATTATACGTTCTGTGCTAACGCCGCCCAGATGATGTCTACCTGCCGGATCTGAAAATCTTCTTCGAGGATTGGACCTCGCCAAAGATTCGTTCCAATACGATACCCGAGTTTGTTGGAATCGCTGGCGCTGAGAGACTGAACCGTACTGTTGATGATCCACGCGATGTCAATGAGAGTAACTTGGACTTCAGATCGCATATTTCATGATTTATCCTCAAATTATCAGACAGCTCCAGGTTGGCGGACCAAACTTTCTCGACTGGTACGGCGACGGGCCATTCAACCGCGTATTGACTTCGTTGGACGAACAGTACTGGTGAGTGAAATCCATCTTGCGACTGCGCAGCAGCAGTAGCATGACTGGGCGACCTTCGATCGTGGACGCAAATTTTCACACTCGTTGACTGACTTCGTCTCAGCGACAAGAGCTATATCCCACCATGCACCCACGAAGTCTGCGATGGCGACCCGACAGAACAGAGCGACACTGGAGGTGCTCACTGTGGAGGGGTACCGAAGACGAATGTCATCAGCATTAGCTACGGAGAGATGGAAGCTTATCTTCTGCCCAAGTATCAGAAGCGACAATGCAGCGAATGGATGAAGCTCGCACTCCAAGGAACAAGCGTTGTTTTCTCGTCGGGAGATTCTGGAGTTGCAGCTGATCCTGGCTTCTGCCTCTCAGCGGATGGAACGCCTTCCATATACGGCAATGTGTTCGCCCCCTCTTTTCCGGCCAACTGCCCTTGGGCCACCACTGTCGGTGCAACGACGCTCAAAGGAGATTCCCTGGACGATGGTGAGAGAGCTATTACTGGTTTCCAGTCTGGTGGAGGCTTTTCCAACGTTTTTCACCAACCCGAGTACCAAAAAACAGCGGTCGACCCTTACCTCCAGAACCACGCTCCCGCTTATTGGAAAGACACCTACAACCGCACTGGCCGAGGCTATCCAGATGTTTCCGCGGTCGGCTTCAACATTGCGACAATCTTGTTGGGCAAACTCGTGCCGGCAGAGGGCACCTCAGCTTCTGCACCTATCTTTGCTTCGCTTCTCAACTTGATCAACGAGGAAAGACTACGGGCCAACAAGACCGCCGTCGGCTTTGTCAATCCCGTTATTTACAAGCATCCTGAAATGTTCAACGACATTACTGAGGGCTCCAATCCCGGCTGTGGCACCAATGGCTTTCCAGCCACGGAGGGTTAGGATCCTGTCACTGGTAAGTGATTGGAAGAATCAGATCCGTGAAAACTCTTGATAGCGTGCTGACACTTCACACAGGCCTGGGAACTCCGACCTATGAGAAGATGAAAGAGGTTTTCATGAGCCTTCCTTGAGATCCGCCAATCACTCCACCATCATCATGACCTGAGCGCCACTTCTGCGACATACCTGAATACTGCGATACCGAACGAGACCTGGGAGACTTGAAGACCGAGCCAGGAGGATGTAATGGCGATGCCGAGGGGAAGACACGATGATCAGGGTGCATGAGTATTGCGCTTTGATAACAGGCCGTGTAGAGTAATGTATGCATATTATTCATCGCAGATGATCAAAAGTGTTCTCCTAATCTCCGTTCGGCGTCACAACGAATGTGCTGTGGCCACCTCCCCGATGCAATTGCCAGCTTGACATTCCGCTCTCGTGTACTCTGTTCCACAAGATCAGCTCTGAAAGTTCCAGAAGCTTTTCGTATGCTTGACAACGAGATGGTACTATGGCGCCAATGAGCATGGCGTACTGGGTCGAGTTCTTCTCATAACAGACGGCGGCAATGAACTCGGAGTCCTTTGTTGAGTGTGACTACGTCGAGGGTCGGTCGTGGTTTGTTGTTGTCGAGATGGATTCCCTGGAGCATGGGCCACAGGCTTGTGGCATTGGCCACAGGGGGGATACTGTTGGTTTCGCCAGCGGGAGAATGTAGTCTATAGGAATGCTCGCCTAGGATCTGATGTTTGATCTCGAGAGTGGTCATGCCGTCGTTGCTGACTGCATTGAAGTCTTTGCCAGGTGCGTTGAATTCTTCGTTGGGCGTGTTGCGGTCTTTGTCGGGGACTTTGCGATCTTGGTCAAGGGTGCCGACGCTTTGGGTCGTGGGGTTCCTCATCTTGTACTCCAGGAGCATGTCGGTTTGACTAGGCGAGAGCATAGCCGCGTGTAGGATTGCGGGTTATAGGGAGTCTTAAGATGTTTGCTCACCTAGCGGTGACACGGCGTCCTTTCGTAGTGAACGCTCGTTGTGGTGATGCATGCATTAAGATCGCTGGCTGAGATCTGATGTGATGCCTGCGTACGGCCGACTATGGCTCGAAGTATATGAAGTCGCTACAGGAACTTGTCGTACACGGGGTATAAATCCGACCGTCAGGCGCAGTGTCATGAACCATGCAGAAGGTCAGAAAGCGAAGGTCTGTGCAACAAGGAGATTCCAAATCATGCTGAACCATTCTTGTATGATTGTTTCCCTGCATGCTTTGAGCGCACAGGCTGCTGTGAGGGGTGATGTCCGGGCGACCCAGATTGCGAGGAGCTGTGCCAAGCCTTTATGCGCTTCTGCATGTGATCGAAGCTCTTTGTCTGGACTTCTCGAAGATATAGACCTTGCTCTCCCAGACGCTCCGGCGGTCAGTAAGGTCGATCTCGCGTGTGGCATCTTATGATAGCTTGCTGCTGAAAGACATTCTTCGACTCTGGAACGCCCAGCTCGTGGCGACACATTTCGGAGAGCTAGAGGGTCGATGAGCGCTCCAATGACTTGAGTCAATATCGAACGGATATCAGCAGAGAATTTGACAGCCATGGTTGATCATAGAGACAATCGAAGTCACGGTGATTCATGCATTCGTACTACTCAGATCATCAAGGCCAATTCGCCATATCGATCAACCCCCCTACTGCTCGATCGAGCTGTAGACCCCACCCGAAGGAGTGCGCCACGGGGTCAACCCCGATTCAACCGTAAAGTACGGGTTGTTGCCTTGTCCCTTGGCGTGTATTATCCCATCCGTAAACGGAAGCAGTGTCTCATAAGCTCCACGATGCGAGGTAGCCTCTGGACCACTAAATAGGACGTGTTGACGTGACCAGAGCTCGTACACGACATTCACCCAGATATGCCCGCCGGAGGCGACGGTGACGACACTGAGGGGTGGGCGAAGAGTATTGGCTGCTGGAGGTTGGCCGTTGCGTCCGTCGTGGAGGATGGGGTAGAGAATGGTGCTGTTGGTTGTGGAGAGAACATTGGTAAATGCTGGGAAATAGCCCCAGGTGGATGGATGTGTTCTTACTCAGGATCTGCTCCTTGAGCTCGGGGACACTCAAGCGGTCTGGGCTATGTGGGATGGCTGCCATGTTGGTACTGGAAGCTGTTGCTGGTAGTATTCTGCGAGCTGGACAGCCACTTTAGTACCTGCTCCATCTGTATGCTGGGTCGAGAGATGAATGCGAGAGC from Fulvia fulva chromosome 2, complete sequence harbors:
- a CDS encoding Tripeptidyl-peptidase sed1, coding for MSSLPQPFGVRAMIWAILSSPWLVAAFAASESRIYNDLVLHEERVGGGMDWSKGGRVQGGLVLPLRIGLKQRNLENAEKYVWDVADPDSPNYGRHWTAQQVAETFAPAKESVDAAMHWLEEHGIVPNRTRQINGWIKVNATVAEVENLLKAEYHVFKHVEGDVKRVACDGYSLPRDLREHIDFVMPTTQLDGPRRPSVSGRDADLLDTGIHDSHSSDRSELVPVHDQKNTALTNSLEIPDLPPWAQGLTGLENCHKLITIDCLRALYNFGSANHSDEMNQLGLFESNGQQDKCGHYTFCANAAQMMSTCRI
- a CDS encoding Tripeptidyl-peptidase sed1 — its product is MIYPQIIRQLQVGGPNFLDWYGDGPFNRVLTSLDEQYCDKSYIPPCTHEVCDGDPTEQSDTGGAHCGGVPKTNVISISYGEMEAYLLPKYQKRQCSEWMKLALQGTSVVFSSGDSGVAADPGFCLSADGTPSIYGNVFAPSFPANCPWATTVGATTLKGDSLDDGERAITGFQSGGGFSNVFHQPEYQKTAVDPYLQNHAPAYWKDTYNRTGRGYPDVSAVGFNIATILLGKLVPAEGTSASAPIFASLLNLINEERLRANKTAVGFVNPVIYKHPEMFNDITEGSNPGCGTNGFPATEGLGTPTYEKMKEVFMSLP